One Romboutsia sp. 13368 genomic window carries:
- a CDS encoding CBS domain-containing protein: MNILFFLTPKSDVAYIYEDYTMRQALEKMEYHRYSSIPIINKEGKYVGTITEGDLLWTLKNELSLDLRSIEDIPITEVKRRKDNRPVSIDANIEDLISKSMNQNFVPVVDDKDTFIGIIKRRDIIEYCYDKIKA, encoded by the coding sequence GTGAATATATTATTTTTTTTGACACCAAAAAGTGATGTAGCATACATATACGAAGATTATACAATGAGACAAGCATTAGAAAAAATGGAGTATCATAGATATTCATCTATTCCAATTATAAATAAAGAAGGTAAGTATGTTGGTACAATTACCGAGGGAGATTTATTATGGACATTAAAAAATGAACTTTCTTTAGATTTAAGATCTATAGAAGATATTCCGATAACAGAAGTTAAAAGAAGAAAAGATAATAGACCTGTGTCTATAGATGCTAATATAGAAGATTTAATTTCTAAGTCTATGAATCAAAACTTTGTTCCAGTTGTAGATGATAAAGATACATTTATAGGTATAATTAAAAGAAGAGATATAATTGAATATTGTTATGATAAAATAAAAGCCTAG
- a CDS encoding ABC-F family ATP-binding cassette domain-containing protein, whose amino-acid sequence MNLMTLENISKSYSEKVLLKNISLGINEGEKIGIIGVNGTGKSTLLKIIAGAEVCDDGTITKANRVRVEYLPQSPDYNEDFTVLQQVFKGTSNEMKLLLEYQETLDLLSKNYDDNLNNKLISLQEKIDTLNLWDLESEAKTVLTKLGITDFSQKVKELSGGQRKRVSLASALITPCELLVLDEPTNHLDNDTIDYLEEYLNSRKGSLIMITHDRYFLDRVSNRIIELDKGRLFSYDGNYSVFLEKKMERLALESSMEEKRQNLIRKELAWVKRGAKARTTKQKARLQRFDELVNKDTYTPDEKMDISVGSTRLGKKIIEMHHISKKFDNKVLIDDLDYTIARTDRIGIIGKNGMGKSTLIKILNGEILPDSGHIEIGETVKIGCFSQDDSHMHPEMRAIDYVKEASDYIETADGTKISASQMCEKFLFNSTMQYSFIGNLSGGERRRLHLLRTLMLAPNVLLLDEPTNDLDIATLNILEDYLDEFSGIVITVSHDRYFLDRICNKIFAYEGIGKIHIFTGNYSDYSIYREIQGIEFKEEAKETIEKISAKKEKPKPNKKLKFTYNEQREFETIDSDIEKLEQKIEKLEADSVKFATDFVKLQEILNEKANAESELEHKYERWEYLNNLAEEIENSKN is encoded by the coding sequence ATGAATTTAATGACATTAGAAAATATAAGTAAGAGTTATTCAGAAAAAGTCTTACTTAAAAATATTTCACTAGGAATTAATGAAGGCGAAAAAATAGGTATTATCGGAGTTAATGGTACAGGTAAATCAACTCTATTAAAAATAATAGCTGGTGCTGAAGTTTGTGATGATGGTACTATTACAAAGGCTAATAGAGTTAGAGTTGAATATTTACCTCAAAGTCCAGACTATAACGAAGATTTTACAGTTTTACAACAGGTATTTAAGGGAACTTCTAATGAAATGAAACTTTTATTAGAGTATCAAGAAACTCTTGATTTATTATCTAAAAATTATGATGATAATTTAAATAATAAGCTTATCTCTTTACAAGAAAAAATAGATACTCTTAACCTTTGGGATTTAGAAAGTGAAGCTAAAACAGTTTTAACTAAACTTGGTATAACTGACTTTAGTCAAAAAGTAAAAGAATTATCTGGAGGTCAAAGAAAAAGAGTTTCATTAGCATCTGCTCTTATAACTCCTTGTGAATTATTGGTGTTAGATGAACCTACTAACCACTTAGATAATGATACTATTGATTATTTAGAAGAATATTTAAATTCAAGAAAAGGTTCATTAATCATGATAACTCATGATAGATACTTCTTAGATAGAGTTTCTAATAGAATAATAGAACTTGATAAAGGTAGACTATTTAGCTATGATGGCAACTACTCTGTATTCTTAGAAAAGAAAATGGAAAGATTAGCTCTTGAATCTAGTATGGAGGAAAAGAGACAAAATTTAATAAGAAAAGAACTAGCTTGGGTAAAGCGTGGAGCCAAAGCTCGTACTACAAAACAAAAAGCTAGACTTCAAAGATTTGATGAATTAGTAAATAAAGATACCTATACTCCTGATGAAAAAATGGATATATCTGTTGGTTCTACAAGACTTGGTAAAAAAATAATTGAAATGCATCATATATCTAAAAAGTTTGATAATAAGGTTCTTATTGATGACTTAGATTATACTATAGCTCGTACTGATAGAATTGGTATTATAGGTAAAAATGGTATGGGTAAGTCTACACTTATCAAGATATTAAATGGTGAAATTCTACCTGATAGCGGACATATAGAAATTGGTGAAACTGTTAAAATAGGTTGTTTTAGCCAAGATGATTCTCATATGCATCCTGAAATGAGAGCAATTGATTATGTAAAAGAAGCTAGTGATTATATAGAAACTGCTGATGGAACTAAAATATCTGCATCTCAAATGTGTGAAAAATTCTTATTTAATTCTACTATGCAATATAGCTTTATAGGTAATTTATCTGGTGGGGAAAGACGTAGACTTCATCTTCTTAGAACATTAATGCTTGCACCTAATGTACTTTTACTAGATGAGCCTACAAATGATTTAGATATAGCTACCCTTAATATATTAGAGGATTATTTAGATGAATTTAGTGGTATTGTTATTACAGTTTCTCATGATAGATATTTCTTAGATAGAATATGCAATAAAATATTCGCTTATGAAGGAATAGGTAAAATACATATATTTACTGGAAATTATAGTGATTACAGTATATATAGAGAAATTCAAGGAATTGAATTTAAAGAGGAAGCTAAGGAAACAATAGAAAAAATATCCGCTAAGAAAGAAAAACCTAAACCAAATAAAAAATTAAAATTTACTTATAATGAACAACGTGAATTTGAAACTATAGATAGTGATATAGAAAAGCTTGAACAAAAAATAGAAAAACTTGAAGCTGATTCTGTTAAATTTGCAACTGACTTTGTTAAACTTCAAGAAATACTTAATGAAAAAGCTAATGCTGAGTCTGAGCTTGAACATAAATACGAAAGATGGGAATATTTAAATAATTTAGCTGAAGAAATTGAGAATTCTAAAAATTAA
- a CDS encoding amidase domain-containing protein has product MYYLSGGVALSRLRLKNKCIKSVVVSICLIFIVSLGIMISKLNFNSNFNGNDIEAIQIDDDLMKEQYQLLLENLFDYRNKSILQQNEEILKELYDVEKKTGLWAYEHEVEKMKYLKNWSSKQGVIFNDIKTKVKIRKVREKETDLYGIICNVATDYNYSYENEKDIQNVFRIGTEHYLNVKIKDNQYIITKEWYTDPFADSLNLENIKSDDIKNYILTQKKPEIQLTNEQQKAIDYAHRYCGVSTEDEYEFKFNKNYKNFNPDGGDCANFASQIMYESGRFKKNSIWNYSNREGTKAWVNAQGFKNYILNSGRXSIXXRGSYEETYKESYNLRPGDFVAYEKGGRITHVSTVTGLDSKGYPLVTCHNTDRLLVPWDLGWSNKAIRFHLIKVNY; this is encoded by the coding sequence ATGTACTATTTATCAGGAGGTGTAGCTTTGAGTAGGCTTAGATTAAAAAATAAGTGCATAAAAAGTGTAGTTGTCTCTATATGTTTAATTTTTATAGTGTCTCTAGGGATAATGATATCAAAATTAAATTTTAATTCTAATTTTAATGGAAATGATATAGAAGCAATACAAATAGATGATGATTTAATGAAAGAGCAGTATCAACTTCTTTTAGAGAATTTATTTGATTATAGAAATAAATCAATATTACAACAGAATGAAGAAATATTAAAAGAACTTTATGATGTTGAAAAAAAGACTGGTTTATGGGCCTATGAACATGAAGTTGAAAAAATGAAATATCTAAAAAATTGGTCTAGTAAGCAAGGCGTAATATTTAATGACATAAAGACTAAAGTAAAAATCAGGAAAGTAAGAGAAAAAGAGACAGATTTATATGGAATAATATGTAATGTTGCAACAGACTATAATTACTCTTATGAAAATGAAAAAGATATTCAAAATGTATTTAGAATAGGAACTGAGCATTATTTAAATGTAAAGATAAAAGATAATCAATATATAATAACTAAAGAGTGGTATACGGACCCATTTGCAGACTCATTAAATTTAGAAAATATTAAATCAGATGATATAAAAAATTATATACTAACTCAGAAAAAACCAGAAATACAATTAACAAATGAGCAACAAAAGGCTATAGATTATGCTCATAGATATTGTGGAGTTTCAACTGAAGATGAATATGAATTTAAATTTAATAAAAATTATAAGAATTTTAACCCTGATGGAGGGGATTGTGCTAATTTTGCATCTCAAATAATGTATGAAAGTGGAAGATTTAAAAAAAATTCCATATGGAATTACTCTAACAGAGAAGGAACTAAAGCTTGGGTAAATGCACAAGGATTTAAAAATTATATATTAAACAGTGGAAGAGRTAGTATAATNNNCAGAGGGTCATATGAAGAAACTTATAAGGAGTCTTATAACTTAAGACCTGGAGATTTTGTAGCATATGAAAAAGGTGGAAGGATAACACATGTATCTACTGTTACAGGATTAGACTCTAAAGGATATCCATTAGTAACATGTCATAATACTGATAGATTATTAGTTCCTTGGGACTTAGGATGGAGTAATAAAGCTATAAGATTTCATTTAATAAAGGTTAATTATTAA
- a CDS encoding cold-shock protein yields MKTGVVKWFNNEKGFGFISVEGEGDVFVHFSAITGEGYKSLEEGQSVQFDVVEGAKGPQAANVVRL; encoded by the coding sequence ATGAAAACTGGTGTAGTTAAATGGTTTAACAACGAAAAAGGATTTGGATTTATATCTGTAGAAGGTGAAGGAGATGTTTTCGTACATTTCTCAGCTATAACTGGTGAAGGATACAAGTCTTTAGAAGAAGGACAATCAGTTCAATTCGACGTAGTTGAAGGAGCTAAAGGTCCTCAAGCTGCTAACGTAGTTAGATTATAA
- a CDS encoding peptidylprolyl isomerase: protein MEKKVLATVGEKEITNLDVESALKSLDPYQAMHFQTEEGKKQLLEDLVNQELFYMQAKENQLHNDEDFRTEMKKIEENMLKQYAINKVLSNVTLTEEEKKAFFEANKSRFNKPESASAKHILVDSEELANDILNKINNNELTFESAASAHSTCPSKDAGGDLGTFARGQMVPEFEEAVFNMNNGEVSGPVKTQFGYHLIKLENRQAGGESEYEEVKNEIERSLMYQKQSEAYNNELNNLKSKYSETVKYHA, encoded by the coding sequence ATGGAAAAAAAGGTTTTAGCTACAGTTGGCGAAAAAGAAATAACTAATTTAGATGTTGAAAGTGCTTTAAAAAGCTTAGATCCATATCAAGCTATGCATTTCCAAACTGAAGAAGGTAAAAAACAATTACTAGAAGATTTAGTTAACCAAGAATTATTCTACATGCAAGCTAAAGAAAATCAATTACATAATGATGAAGATTTCAGAACTGAAATGAAGAAAATTGAAGAAAATATGTTAAAGCAATATGCTATAAATAAAGTTTTATCTAATGTTACTTTAACTGAAGAAGAAAAGAAAGCTTTCTTTGAAGCTAATAAATCTAGATTTAACAAACCTGAGTCAGCTTCTGCTAAGCATATATTAGTAGATTCTGAAGAATTAGCTAATGATATACTAAATAAAATAAATAATAATGAACTTACTTTTGAATCTGCAGCATCAGCTCATTCTACTTGCCCATCTAAAGATGCTGGTGGAGATTTAGGTACTTTCGCTAGAGGACAAATGGTTCCAGAATTCGAAGAAGCTGTATTTAACATGAATAATGGTGAAGTTTCAGGACCAGTTAAAACTCAATTTGGATATCACTTAATAAAATTAGAAAATAGACAAGCTGGTGGAGAATCAGAGTATGAAGAAGTTAAAAATGAAATAGAAAGAAGTTTAATGTACCAAAAACAAAGTGAAGCTTACAACAATGAATTAAATAACTTAAAATCAAAATATAGTGAAACTGTTAAGTATCATGCTTAA
- a CDS encoding YjiH family protein: MEKTIISTNENQNKNLFKFLIPSLFGLLLFVIPLPYGSLFKLEGLSPVNIGIGFLAELIKIFLADYLVNIALVVILTSAVLSVISKFINIKNEFIKNLLNVSPLWLSFRLLGALFIFMTVFKVGPEIIHSELTGEVVLGLLPSLLAIFLVSGFLLPLVVDFGLMDLLGTLVSKYMYKLFKVPGRAAVDTISSWLGDGTLGIIITDTQYKQGFYTAKEACIISVCFSLVSLPFSTVIADQLGFMPLFVPFYLTVCVASLACALIMPRIYPLNKVKNTTYNNVKHLKEDLVPEGVNIFKFGFEKAMDRASTAPSFKDIIINGFKTVVDMYLALLPLVMAWGTLSLMVAEFTPFFNIISIPVVFILELLGIPDAAAAAPAVLVGFTDMFLPSIMVSGDGISQITQFIIGALSITQLIYLTETGAVILKSDIPLKLKDLFILFIVRTLIALPIITIISKLIFSI, from the coding sequence ATGGAAAAAACTATTATATCTACAAATGAAAATCAAAATAAAAATTTATTCAAATTTTTAATACCGTCATTATTTGGACTATTATTATTTGTAATACCACTTCCATATGGTAGCTTATTTAAACTTGAGGGTTTATCTCCAGTTAACATAGGGATTGGTTTCTTAGCTGAATTAATAAAAATATTTTTAGCTGACTATCTTGTAAATATAGCATTAGTAGTTATACTTACATCTGCTGTATTATCTGTTATTAGTAAATTTATAAATATAAAAAATGAATTTATAAAAAATTTATTAAATGTATCTCCACTATGGTTATCATTTAGATTATTAGGAGCATTATTTATATTTATGACAGTATTTAAAGTTGGTCCTGAAATTATACATTCAGAACTTACTGGTGAAGTTGTTCTTGGATTACTACCTAGCTTACTTGCAATATTTTTAGTATCTGGATTTTTATTACCACTAGTTGTTGACTTTGGACTTATGGATTTACTTGGAACTTTAGTATCTAAATATATGTACAAATTATTTAAAGTTCCTGGTCGTGCTGCTGTAGATACAATTTCATCTTGGCTTGGAGATGGTACTTTAGGAATAATTATTACCGATACTCAATATAAACAAGGTTTTTACACTGCTAAAGAAGCTTGTATAATATCTGTTTGTTTCTCTTTAGTCTCATTACCATTTTCAACAGTTATTGCTGATCAATTAGGATTTATGCCACTGTTTGTTCCATTTTATTTAACAGTATGTGTAGCATCACTAGCTTGTGCTTTAATTATGCCTCGTATATATCCGTTAAATAAAGTAAAAAATACTACATATAATAATGTTAAACATTTAAAAGAAGATTTAGTTCCAGAAGGAGTTAATATATTTAAATTTGGTTTTGAAAAAGCAATGGATAGAGCTTCTACTGCTCCATCATTCAAAGATATCATAATAAATGGATTCAAAACTGTAGTAGATATGTACTTAGCACTTTTACCACTTGTTATGGCTTGGGGTACTTTATCTTTAATGGTTGCAGAATTTACTCCATTTTTCAACATTATATCTATACCAGTAGTATTTATACTTGAATTATTAGGTATACCTGATGCAGCAGCTGCTGCACCTGCTGTTTTAGTTGGATTTACAGATATGTTCTTGCCATCAATAATGGTATCTGGGGATGGAATAAGCCAAATAACACAATTTATAATAGGTGCATTATCTATAACTCAATTAATCTATTTAACAGAAACTGGAGCTGTTATATTAAAGTCAGATATACCGCTTAAGTTAAAAGACTTATTTATATTATTTATAGTACGTACATTAATAGCATTGCCTATAATAACTATTATCTCTAAATTAATATTTAGTATATAA
- a CDS encoding pyridoxamine kinase, which produces MKKIAAINDLSGIGRCSLSVAIPIISALKVQCCPFPTSILSSQTGYPKFTFLDLTDEMTNYYKVWKDLNINFDCIYSGFLGSSKQIDIVSKFINENPDAFIVVDPIMGDDGELYPIFDEESCLKIKELVKISNLTTPNLTEACFLTGRNITKRNFSRNEVIQIAKDVSKLGPEKVIITGILEDGNISNIAYDKSTDEAFFTSIKYNNRSYSGTGDIFTSILCAMICRGFDLKYGVDIATNFIYKVVEYSSKFNDDRNDGIRFEQFLSYLTNI; this is translated from the coding sequence TTGAAAAAAATAGCTGCAATAAATGATTTATCTGGAATTGGTAGATGCTCATTATCAGTTGCTATACCTATAATATCTGCATTAAAAGTTCAATGTTGCCCCTTTCCAACATCTATACTATCTAGTCAAACAGGATATCCTAAGTTCACATTTTTAGATTTAACTGATGAAATGACTAATTATTATAAGGTTTGGAAAGATTTAAATATAAATTTTGACTGTATATATAGTGGTTTTTTAGGATCTTCTAAACAAATAGATATTGTTTCTAAATTTATAAATGAAAATCCTGATGCTTTTATTGTTGTTGATCCAATAATGGGTGATGATGGAGAATTATACCCAATATTTGATGAAGAGTCTTGCCTTAAAATTAAAGAACTTGTTAAAATTTCTAATTTAACTACACCTAATTTAACTGAAGCATGCTTTTTAACAGGTAGAAATATTACTAAACGCAATTTTTCACGTAATGAAGTAATACAAATAGCTAAAGATGTTTCTAAGTTAGGTCCTGAAAAAGTAATTATAACTGGTATATTAGAAGATGGTAATATTTCTAATATTGCATATGATAAATCTACAGATGAAGCATTTTTCACTTCTATAAAATATAATAATCGTTCTTATAGTGGTACTGGAGATATTTTCACTTCTATATTATGTGCTATGATATGTAGAGGATTTGATTTAAAGTATGGTGTAGATATTGCAACTAATTTTATATATAAAGTAGTTGAATACAGTTCTAAATTTAATGATGATAGAAATGATGGCATAAGATTTGAACAATTTTTAAGCTATTTAACAAATATTTAG
- a CDS encoding DUF3867 domain-containing protein — MSDDRVIDFNDLKNKVKDSDVDKFEQYIYNLYFSVMDGSMTMAEFSRKIFDYMKDNNISQEKFMNIQKKFMERYGMDSEEVERQLKNFGIDPSMANMSNIDLNNINAENIEAIKKSAGFYEKYGSKISPKSCITTYIKNDANEIEVIIDEEKVMLCSSKKINLMDAELNEFLLAYKNMFNKKIRVVLCENYTGYDY, encoded by the coding sequence ATGTCTGACGATAGAGTAATTGATTTTAATGATTTAAAAAACAAGGTAAAAGATTCAGATGTGGATAAATTTGAACAATATATATACAATCTATACTTCTCTGTTATGGATGGTAGTATGACAATGGCTGAATTTTCAAGAAAAATATTTGATTATATGAAAGATAATAATATATCTCAAGAGAAGTTTATGAATATACAGAAAAAATTTATGGAAAGATACGGTATGGATTCTGAAGAAGTGGAAAGACAATTAAAAAACTTTGGAATAGATCCTTCTATGGCAAACATGAGTAATATAGATTTAAATAATATAAATGCTGAAAATATAGAAGCCATTAAAAAAAGTGCAGGATTTTATGAAAAGTATGGCAGTAAAATAAGTCCCAAAAGTTGTATAACTACATATATAAAGAATGATGCAAATGAAATTGAAGTAATTATAGATGAAGAAAAAGTAATGCTTTGTAGTAGTAAAAAAATAAATCTTATGGATGCAGAATTAAATGAATTTTTATTAGCATATAAAAATATGTTTAATAAAAAAATAAGAGTAGTTTTATGTGAAAATTATACAGGGTATGATTATTAA
- a CDS encoding YlbF family regulator yields the protein MNINQLSKEIASFIKSTDEFKAMNRSKLELDRNRNLKKQFDMYINKKNNIYSNYSLEDASKKVNQLNLDYNDFFNLPAVSNYVQKTKEFNTMMENFYKSIEKELLK from the coding sequence ATGAATATAAATCAATTATCAAAAGAAATTGCTTCATTTATAAAAAGTACTGATGAATTTAAAGCTATGAATAGAAGTAAATTAGAATTAGATAGAAATAGAAACCTAAAAAAACAATTTGATATGTATATAAATAAAAAAAATAATATTTATTCAAATTACTCATTAGAAGATGCCTCTAAAAAAGTTAATCAATTAAATTTAGATTACAATGATTTTTTTAATCTACCAGCTGTTTCAAATTACGTTCAAAAAACAAAAGAATTTAATACTATGATGGAAAATTTCTACAAGTCAATAGAAAAAGAATTATTAAAATAA
- a CDS encoding tetratricopeptide repeat protein codes for MAINNIFKEMFSEQKRERELKFQQEIIRKTLEEQGYNINDFDRGLELLEEEDYENAIIYLKRCADNENSQAQYELGRLLKEGLGIKQDKVKAKEYLMKAYKNGFKRAGLLLRELRYEENKSLNKDIELEFENKISDLGFTIDIPIDWVKLDPKNKNCFDAVAIDSFDGDVIFNIKMQVFLIEIPENMSYCVDLDRVANNMGCIESVNFNNGNCNGKLICGEGIDGTCEYIFVSKGKKGVYDLRVMVDKYLEPIYEDVIDHIIYSFDITDKI; via the coding sequence ATGGCTATAAATAATATATTTAAAGAAATGTTTAGCGAGCAAAAACGAGAAAGAGAATTAAAATTTCAACAAGAAATAATTAGAAAGACTTTAGAAGAGCAAGGATATAACATAAATGATTTTGATAGAGGATTAGAGCTTTTGGAGGAAGAAGACTATGAAAATGCAATTATATATTTAAAGAGATGTGCAGATAATGAAAACTCTCAAGCTCAATATGAATTAGGGAGATTATTGAAAGAAGGATTAGGTATAAAACAAGATAAAGTTAAAGCTAAAGAATATCTTATGAAAGCATATAAAAATGGATTTAAAAGAGCAGGACTTTTATTAAGAGAACTTAGATATGAAGAAAATAAAAGTTTAAATAAAGATATAGAACTTGAATTTGAAAATAAAATAAGTGATTTAGGATTTACTATAGATATTCCAATAGATTGGGTTAAATTAGACCCTAAAAATAAAAATTGTTTTGATGCGGTAGCTATAGATAGCTTTGATGGAGATGTTATATTTAACATAAAAATGCAAGTTTTCTTAATAGAAATACCAGAAAATATGTCCTATTGTGTAGATTTAGATAGAGTAGCAAATAATATGGGATGTATAGAATCTGTGAATTTTAATAATGGAAATTGTAATGGAAAGCTTATATGTGGAGAAGGTATAGATGGAACATGTGAATATATATTTGTATCGAAAGGGAAAAAAGGCGTTTATGATTTGAGGGTAATGGTAGATAAGTATTTAGAACCTATATATGAAGATGTAATTGACCATATTATATATAGTTTTGATATAACTGATAAAATATAA
- a CDS encoding TIGR03905 family TSCPD domain-containing protein encodes MYRYYTKGVCSKSILMDIEEGILKEVIFEGGCSGNLIGIKHLIEGKCVDEIIETLEDIPCKNRGTSCPDQLAKALKIYKEYVFNK; translated from the coding sequence ATGTATAGATATTATACTAAAGGTGTATGCTCAAAATCTATTTTAATGGATATAGAGGAGGGTATATTGAAGGAGGTTATATTTGAAGGAGGATGTAGTGGAAATTTAATAGGGATAAAACATTTAATTGAAGGTAAGTGTGTAGATGAAATAATTGAAACACTTGAAGATATACCTTGTAAAAATAGAGGTACATCTTGCCCAGATCAACTTGCAAAAGCACTTAAGATATATAAAGAATATGTTTTTAATAAATAA
- a CDS encoding isochorismatase family cysteine hydrolase has product MNNLLNELNILKNNLDKLPIKNISDLDLNRTELFIVDINNGFAKEGSLYSPRIENLISPIVEFTKSISKDVKNIIAFTDYHTFDSIELLSYPSHCIENTVECEIVDELKNIENLKIIKKNSTNGFFALEDINFENTDNIIIVGDCTDICIYQLSITLKSYFNQHNINKNIIVPINLVDTYHTDNVHPADLLNIVFFNSMIQNGIEVVKYINY; this is encoded by the coding sequence ATGAATAATTTATTAAATGAATTAAATATTTTAAAAAATAACTTGGATAAATTACCTATAAAAAATATATCTGATTTAGATTTAAATAGAACAGAATTATTTATAGTAGATATTAATAATGGATTTGCAAAAGAAGGTTCTCTTTATTCTCCTAGAATAGAAAATCTTATAAGTCCTATAGTTGAGTTTACAAAATCAATATCAAAAGATGTAAAAAATATAATAGCATTTACTGATTATCACACTTTTGATTCTATAGAACTTCTAAGTTATCCTAGTCACTGTATTGAAAATACAGTTGAGTGTGAAATAGTAGATGAACTTAAAAATATAGAAAATTTAAAAATAATAAAGAAAAATTCAACTAATGGTTTTTTTGCTCTAGAAGATATAAACTTTGAAAATACTGATAATATAATTATAGTTGGAGATTGTACAGATATATGTATATATCAATTATCTATAACACTAAAATCTTATTTTAATCAACATAATATCAATAAGAATATTATCGTTCCTATAAATTTAGTAGATACATACCATACAGATAATGTTCATCCAGCTGATCTATTAAATATAGTATTTTTTAATAGTATGATTCAAAATGGAATCGAAGTTGTAAAATATATAAATTATTAA